TGACTTCTTCTCtataataaataacatataattataGTGGGAATGATTTGGTACAAATCATGGTCCAACACATACTAttataaattaactaaaatgatataaaagtaaaatatatcttataagttttaaattataataaaaacataatatatttgaccaaaaaaaaacattgtataatttttataaataaaattaaatctaaAGTTCAATGCAACCAAATGGTTTTGGCCTAGTGTTAAATGAGTTCAGTTGGAGCTTTCGTCCTGGGTTCGATTTCTTTTAGCTATCCATAGACGCCTTAACTGGCAATGCCTTAAGTGGCAAAAAAAACTCGGATTTTTATGGGCTTCATGGTGATTAGTCATTGGATCTAGAAAATTTTTGGGATCACACCAAagttatcaaaaataataataataataataatatgatataGTAATATGGTGTATTAGTTTCTTATTTTTCGTCTAAAACCTACTCTCtctgttcccgaaagtaagattttttagagtatgcacgcttattaaaaatttaataaatatttataatttaatttattttttattttattatacaatttccaataacttttcaccaatgaaatttaatcaattcaaatattctcaattaatgttcttcaaaagtataaaaaaatattttaacaatataaaaaatctatcgaaaaaaaatataaaaaatcctAGTTTCTGACGGAGGAAGTATTCAATTGTCGGTTACAATATTATAATAgctatgtttttaactttttgtccTATTATTAAGGTTAAGCAAATTCACTCTATTGCAAACCACAATGCTAATTTTTTCCGTCATACGTACGTCATAAGCTAAGCACGTTTAGTAAAATTATTTGAGTATATAGCACGAGGTCTTCGATGAAGAGTTGAAAACGAAACAGTAACTCAGACGCAAAACTCCATAAAAACCTCCTGCCCCCACACAAGCCATATACTCACTCACTCATCATTAATCAATGCTTCAACTACACTCCTCTCTGTAAGAAACCTCGACACAACCATCTCAGCTTCATTCTCTTTCCAAGTTTCAACATTCCCCAGAAAACAAGAGACAGACAACTTTAATCAGGCTTCTTCTAGTTTGATCAGTCTCAAAGAACGATGAGTACTAAGAAGAAAGGCAACAACTTTAAGCTTCtgagtttgtttctttttctgggAACATGCGTTGGAGACTACGGCATTGGAGTAGGAATCGGCGAAGGTGGAGTTTGGGTCGGCGGCGGCGGTAGCGGAGGCGGCGGAAACCCTAATTCCGATCCTGGCTCGGCTCCCAAGCAACAGACGAATCCAGCTTACAGTGCACTCCAATCCTGGAAAACCGCCATTACAGAGGACCCATCCGGTGTTCTCAAGACATGGGTTGGCGAAGATGTCTGTTCTTACAAAGGAATCTTCTGCTCAGGCTCCTCCGTAACCGCCATAGATCTGAACAAAGCAAATCTCAAAGGCACCATCGTCAAagacctctctctcctctccgatTTAACCATCCTCCACCTCAACAGCAACAGATTCTCCGGTCAACTCCCAGATTCTCTCAGAGCCTTGTCTTCTCTCCAGGAGCTCGATCTCAGCAACAACGGATTCTCAGGCTCTTTCCCTCAAGTCGTACTCTACATCCCCAACCTCGTCTACTTAGATCTCCGGTTCAACGGCTTCACCGGTTCGATTCCCGAGAGTCTATTCAACAAACAGCTAGACGCGATTCTCCTCAACAACAACGGCTTCACCGGAGAAATCCCCGAGAATCTCGGATCCTCGTCCGCCTCGCTGGTTAATCTCGCCAACAACAAGTTATCCGGCGAGATTCCGACGAGTTTCGGCATTTCCGGTTCGAAATTGAAGGAGGTTCTGTTTTTGAATAACCAGTTAACCGGTTGTATACCGGAATCGGTCGGGTTGTTTTCCGACATTGAAGTGTTGGACGTTAGTTTCAATTCCTTGATGGGTCACGTCCCCGACACGATCTCTTGCCTGTCGGAGATCCAAGTTTTGAACCTCGGACACAACAAATTCTCCGGCGATCTTCCCGATTTGGTCTGCTCCTTGAGGAATCTGTTGAATCTCACCGTCGCTTACAACTTCTTCTCCGGGTTTAGCTCGGAGTGTTCGAGAATCAGCTTCGGGTTCGACTTCGCCGGGAATTGTATTCCCGGCAAGGGCTATCAGCGGCCGCAGCCGGACTGCTCGGTGATTCCCGGCGGCTCGTTGAGTTGCCTCAGGATTCCGGCGCAGCCGCTGACGTGCGCTGCGATCTTGGGACTGAAGGCGACTTCATCGTCTCcatgaaaataataaagttgGAAGCTTTTTGATTCTCTCTGTTGTTTGCGAGATTTGTTATGCTTTGTGACTGTTATTATGATAGAAAATGCCAAAAATGGTTTTATCAGTTAATTATTAATCAggtgatttagttttttttttgtatgattgATTACTTGAAGAAGTCTAGAAGCTTAGTTCTGattctctgttttgttttcttctaatCGGATCTTTCTGACAGGCattagaacaaacaaaaaagtattGCCaaggacttttttttttttgtaaaaccttAGAGATATCCAAATCTCctgtaaaattaaaaagatcTGAAATGTcaataatatatagaaatttcaaaatatgtcTGATAAAACGATATAGTACctgtaatataaaaaatatatccatAATACTCATATTTTTGGAGGGTATCCAATTGGTTTTTATGCCCGACTCTGATGTTTGACCCGAAAGAGCAAAAGTTTGCTGGATCGAATTTATTATAAGAACTCTAATCATCAATAAATTAACTGATCTTCAATAAATACATGATCATGTTGAATTGTTGATGCTGGTTCAGAACTGGTCCCCATCCTGCCTAACCCAATAAAGAATTTTACACTAAGCAAGAGGGGAAAGATCCTAAGAATTCAATTAGCAAAAACAAAATGATTGATTAATGAAATTACCAATTTACACAAGCATATAAAAAgcaagaaataaaaacaaatcaataaagaaATGTAAGATCAAATAACAAAAGCTTAGTTGAAAGTTGAAACTCATCAACTTGCTAATTACCAAACTTGTTCAagtgataaaatatattcaagTTACATCTTTTCTGTTTTTCAGGCTGTGTTTAAGAccatcaaattttataattagacAGTCTTTGTTAAACAAAAGAATCATTTTGGTCCGGGAATAGCTGTTTactttgaaaaacaaaaagctGTTTACTTTTCTGATGAACAGCTGTTCTTttaaaaacatgattaaaaGGACTTTGAACAATGGaagtaatcttttttttaacaatggAAGTAAATCTCTCACGGCTTGTTTTTCGAGTGATTTTATATTAGACACAAAATGTCTCACGTCGGATGGCTTGTTTTTCAAGTGTTTTTATATTCTCACGTCGGATGTTGGAAGATATccttaataatatataagatagatgagtcACTCAACTTATTGTCAAttagttttatgttaaaaattcatctagcttaacatggtatTAGAACTCGATCAACGCTGACCAACCCGATCCACGTCAATCTGGCCAAAAGTTGGCCCATCAATCACACCGACCTTATTTCAAGCTGCAATCCACTTTATTTGCCTGGAAAGAAACATGACTAAGCATAGCGAGCCTCCAAGTCAACTCACCAACCTTGTTCAATATAATCAAATATCTATAGGgtaattaatatttctaaaaagcCAAAAACAGAGTCACACTTaatgtacaatttttttttgtatagatTGCATCCATATACTTTTAGAAACTCACAA
The window above is part of the Brassica napus cultivar Da-Ae chromosome C8, Da-Ae, whole genome shotgun sequence genome. Proteins encoded here:
- the LOC106368928 gene encoding leucine-rich repeat extensin-like protein 4, which codes for MSTKKKGNNFKLLSLFLFLGTCVGDYGIGVGIGEGGVWVGGGGSGGGGNPNSDPGSAPKQQTNPAYSALQSWKTAITEDPSGVLKTWVGEDVCSYKGIFCSGSSVTAIDLNKANLKGTIVKDLSLLSDLTILHLNSNRFSGQLPDSLRALSSLQELDLSNNGFSGSFPQVVLYIPNLVYLDLRFNGFTGSIPESLFNKQLDAILLNNNGFTGEIPENLGSSSASLVNLANNKLSGEIPTSFGISGSKLKEVLFLNNQLTGCIPESVGLFSDIEVLDVSFNSLMGHVPDTISCLSEIQVLNLGHNKFSGDLPDLVCSLRNLLNLTVAYNFFSGFSSECSRISFGFDFAGNCIPGKGYQRPQPDCSVIPGGSLSCLRIPAQPLTCAAILGLKATSSSP